A section of the Terriglobia bacterium genome encodes:
- the bfr gene encoding bacterioferritin gives MRGNEKVMEQLNAALSAELTAIVQYMVQAEMCHNWGYQRLGGLTKRRAIEEMKHAEGLIERILFLDGTPAVDLALVPKVGANVQQQLETDLRDETDAVRQYNQAVKVCSDAGDAGSRELFEHMIQDEERHADFLEAQLHSIEELGIANYLAEQLKGDK, from the coding sequence ATGCGTGGCAATGAGAAGGTGATGGAGCAGTTGAATGCGGCTTTAAGTGCGGAGCTGACAGCCATCGTTCAATACATGGTCCAAGCGGAGATGTGCCACAACTGGGGGTACCAGCGCTTGGGCGGCCTCACAAAAAGACGTGCCATCGAGGAGATGAAACACGCCGAAGGACTCATCGAACGGATCCTGTTCTTGGACGGCACGCCCGCTGTGGATCTCGCGTTAGTTCCCAAGGTCGGCGCCAATGTGCAGCAGCAGCTTGAGACTGACCTGCGCGATGAGACTGACGCTGTGCGGCAGTACAACCAAGCTGTGAAAGTATGCAGCGACGCGGGGGACGCCGGGTCTCGCGAGCTGTTCGAGCACATGATTCAGGACGAAGAGCGGCACGCCGACTTCTTGGAGGCCCAACTGCATTCAATCGAGGAACTGGGGATCGCCAATTACCTCGCAGAGCAGCTCAAGGGCGACAAGTAG
- a CDS encoding YdeI/OmpD-associated family protein yields MAAAKSFDAVLERKPGRLGWTIVRIPFDVAKVWGARGQLRVKGDSNGFEFRTSLFPDGKGGHALLVNKKMQRGAGVVAGTKAHFRLEPDTAERVVQVPAELSKVLGQSKRLQKYYESFNYSMRRWMADQVAAGKANATRARKAEQIAELFLETMEGERELPPMIERALAQNPEARRGWDQMTPAMRRGQLMGIFYYRNIQSRARRLAKAVEAAAEYAEKRSGHL; encoded by the coding sequence ATGGCAGCGGCCAAGAGTTTTGACGCGGTGCTGGAGCGCAAGCCGGGGCGGCTGGGGTGGACCATCGTCCGCATACCGTTCGACGTGGCGAAGGTCTGGGGCGCGCGGGGGCAGCTCAGAGTGAAGGGCGACAGCAACGGCTTTGAGTTCCGCACCTCGCTGTTCCCCGATGGCAAGGGAGGCCACGCGCTGCTGGTGAACAAGAAGATGCAGCGTGGCGCGGGCGTCGTGGCAGGCACAAAGGCGCATTTCCGGCTGGAGCCGGACACGGCGGAGCGCGTGGTGCAAGTGCCGGCGGAGTTGTCGAAGGTGCTGGGGCAATCGAAGCGGCTTCAGAAGTATTACGAGTCGTTCAATTATTCGATGCGGCGCTGGATGGCGGACCAGGTCGCCGCCGGCAAAGCCAACGCCACGCGCGCCCGCAAGGCGGAGCAGATCGCGGAGTTGTTTCTGGAGACGATGGAAGGAGAACGGGAGTTGCCGCCGATGATCGAGCGAGCCCTGGCGCAGAATCCGGAGGCGCGGCGCGGATGGGACCAAATGACGCCGGCGATGCGGCGCGGTCAGTTGATGGGCATCTTTTACTACCGGAATATCCAGTCGCGGGCGCGCCGGTTGGCGAAAGCGGTCGAAGCGGCGGCGGAGTACGCGGAGAAGCGCTCGGGTCATTTGTGA